The following proteins are co-located in the Brevibacillus laterosporus DSM 25 genome:
- a CDS encoding cysteine hydrolase family protein — protein MNQTLLIIDAQQELIDGNQEEGAVFNKEQLIRNINKVIEKARESDVPVVFVRDLDVAEGKGGGFQVHNEIHVPTEAKFFDKSATNSFYGTGLLNHLRSQQIEHIVVMGCKTQHCIDSVVRTATISGLDVTLVGDGHSTNDNDVLNAEQIIKHHNSTLHGHYNVEHFSVVRNVEEDLFRPTHDSYR, from the coding sequence TTGAATCAAACATTATTAATTATTGATGCTCAACAAGAATTAATTGATGGGAATCAAGAAGAAGGTGCGGTTTTTAATAAAGAGCAGCTTATTAGAAATATCAATAAAGTAATTGAAAAAGCAAGAGAATCCGATGTTCCAGTTGTGTTTGTGAGGGATCTCGATGTTGCCGAAGGTAAAGGTGGAGGATTTCAAGTTCACAATGAAATTCATGTACCTACGGAGGCAAAGTTTTTCGATAAATCTGCAACGAATTCCTTTTATGGGACAGGTCTTCTAAATCATTTACGATCTCAACAGATTGAACATATTGTTGTTATGGGCTGTAAAACACAACACTGTATAGATAGTGTAGTCAGAACAGCCACTATTAGTGGTTTGGATGTAACATTAGTCGGTGATGGGCATTCAACAAACGACAATGATGTTTTAAATGCAGAACAAATCATAAAGCATCATAATAGTACTCTTCATGGTCATTACAATGTTGAGCACTTTTCAGTTGTCAGAAATGTAGAGGAAGACTTGTTTCGTCCAACTCATGACTCTTATAGGTAA
- a CDS encoding Ig-like domain-containing protein — MKRLLTILLCTMLLFSNGVIGSSETVVAADSTEISQLVLSENEVSMETGDSNSLTATAIYVDGKSENVTIKTTWSSSNSDIASVYAGTIRGIKEGKATIVATYLNKTVPVQVDVSKKIRTLTKNKQMVTIRTGEVHSEQVNVSAVYEDGSTEDVTTKAMWTVEDQSVATVFDGKIVGQSSGSTTVTAKFGKHSVSIPVNVEIIKRLEPSKSNVSLLLRSGKNTETIELQAIFPDGSKEEVSSKAVWSSDNESVADVMNGTIKAYGVGEATISAKYGTKTATIKVDVDSAMVIELDQQDVFMLLKDSPKKLKLTASFINGEEEDITDRAEWTTSNKAVATVNKGTIVAHSSGEAIITAKYGDNEVKAAVDVEVPRRLEVDQDYVSLSTKDSDETSVELIAYYANDTHQSVTEKATWTSSNENVATVYKGKIKALKSGEATITAKYADKTVTVGVDVDYSQQIVVDVKSLNLQVGGSQQLVLKAIYEGREEIITDKAEWSSSAEAIAEVRRGNVTGLKDGSATISAKYGNRTTTIPVSVGVVKKITIKKADAAIDKLVMQKDNSVQLTLNAEYMDGSTKDVTDLANWSPESSTIAQVDANGLVKAKGSGKVDISASFGNKTVKIPVEVDITASLTSNTKNVFMSVGEKVQIKLNPDAADSNYITDQAEWSSSSSKVAEVTKGEIRAYSNGKTTITARYGGKSVSILVEVDVLQGLVANTRLVRLKTLGDVKDIQTKVTLMATLTGGRTVDMTDQAEWKVSSYKVAEANKGTIKAIGYGKTTVTARYGGKSVTVYVEVDQLKYLKTNHVQLNMKVGETKQVNATATYLDGIDRDVTKPALWTTPKVTIADVKDGIIKATGVGRTVITVSYGDKKTQVIVNVTK; from the coding sequence ATGAAGAGATTGCTAACAATTTTATTATGCACAATGTTACTATTTTCGAATGGAGTGATAGGTAGTTCTGAAACAGTAGTAGCTGCAGATAGCACAGAGATCTCACAGTTGGTTCTATCAGAAAATGAAGTCTCCATGGAAACGGGAGATTCAAATTCGTTAACGGCAACGGCAATTTATGTAGATGGAAAATCTGAGAATGTCACTATCAAAACTACTTGGTCAAGTTCAAATAGTGATATAGCCTCTGTATATGCGGGTACGATTAGAGGGATAAAAGAAGGAAAAGCTACAATCGTCGCAACGTATCTGAATAAAACTGTACCAGTACAAGTAGATGTATCAAAAAAGATTCGAACATTAACAAAAAACAAACAAATGGTTACTATTCGGACTGGAGAGGTACATAGTGAACAAGTTAACGTATCTGCTGTCTATGAAGATGGATCCACAGAGGACGTTACTACAAAAGCAATGTGGACGGTTGAAGATCAGTCTGTTGCAACCGTTTTCGATGGGAAAATTGTGGGACAAAGTTCTGGTAGCACTACCGTAACGGCGAAATTTGGGAAACACTCCGTTTCTATTCCTGTTAACGTTGAGATTATAAAAAGACTAGAACCTAGTAAATCAAATGTTTCTCTACTTCTTCGTTCTGGTAAAAATACTGAAACAATTGAATTGCAAGCAATATTTCCTGATGGAAGCAAAGAAGAGGTATCCAGCAAGGCAGTGTGGTCTTCGGATAATGAAAGTGTAGCTGATGTAATGAACGGTACAATCAAGGCATATGGAGTGGGTGAAGCAACCATTTCAGCGAAATATGGGACGAAAACTGCTACGATTAAAGTTGATGTTGACTCAGCTATGGTCATAGAATTAGATCAACAAGATGTATTTATGCTTCTGAAAGATAGTCCGAAAAAGCTAAAATTGACAGCTTCTTTTATTAATGGTGAGGAAGAAGATATTACAGATAGAGCAGAATGGACTACAAGTAATAAAGCGGTTGCGACAGTAAATAAAGGTACTATTGTTGCACATTCATCGGGAGAAGCCATTATTACAGCAAAGTACGGAGATAATGAAGTCAAAGCGGCAGTGGATGTAGAAGTACCTAGACGTCTTGAAGTAGATCAAGATTATGTATCACTTAGTACAAAAGACTCGGATGAGACATCTGTTGAGTTAATCGCTTATTATGCAAATGATACACACCAGAGTGTCACAGAGAAGGCTACTTGGACCTCTAGTAATGAAAATGTAGCAACTGTTTACAAGGGAAAAATTAAAGCTCTCAAATCTGGTGAAGCTACCATTACTGCCAAATACGCTGATAAAACAGTTACTGTTGGTGTAGATGTCGATTACTCCCAACAAATTGTTGTGGACGTAAAGTCTCTTAATCTGCAAGTAGGAGGATCCCAGCAACTAGTGTTAAAAGCAATCTATGAAGGGCGAGAAGAGATCATTACCGATAAAGCAGAATGGTCTTCTAGTGCAGAAGCGATTGCAGAGGTACGAAGAGGTAACGTAACAGGCTTGAAAGACGGATCAGCAACGATTTCTGCTAAGTATGGTAATCGAACTACTACTATACCAGTATCTGTTGGTGTTGTGAAAAAAATAACAATAAAAAAAGCGGATGCTGCTATTGATAAGCTTGTCATGCAAAAAGATAATTCTGTTCAACTTACATTGAATGCTGAATACATGGACGGCTCAACAAAAGATGTAACTGATCTTGCAAACTGGTCTCCTGAGTCCTCTACTATTGCACAGGTAGATGCTAACGGTTTGGTAAAAGCCAAGGGATCAGGTAAAGTGGATATTTCAGCTAGTTTTGGTAATAAAACAGTAAAGATTCCTGTAGAGGTTGATATTACAGCTTCTTTAACTTCGAATACAAAAAATGTTTTCATGAGTGTGGGAGAAAAAGTCCAAATTAAACTTAACCCAGATGCAGCAGACAGTAATTATATTACTGATCAAGCAGAATGGTCATCTAGTTCGTCGAAAGTTGCTGAAGTTACGAAAGGTGAAATTCGAGCTTACAGTAATGGTAAGACAACAATCACAGCTAGATATGGTGGGAAATCTGTTTCTATACTAGTGGAAGTTGATGTTCTTCAAGGATTGGTAGCGAATACACGCCTCGTAAGATTAAAAACTCTAGGCGATGTAAAGGATATCCAGACGAAAGTAACACTGATGGCTACTTTAACGGGTGGACGTACTGTAGACATGACAGATCAAGCAGAATGGAAAGTTTCATCTTATAAAGTTGCCGAGGCAAACAAAGGAACTATTAAAGCTATTGGATATGGTAAAACAACAGTAACTGCTAGATATGGTGGGAAATCAGTTACAGTCTATGTTGAAGTGGATCAGCTAAAGTATCTTAAAACGAATCACGTCCAATTAAATATGAAGGTTGGGGAAACAAAGCAAGTAAATGCGACTGCAACCTATTTAGATGGAATAGATCGAGATGTAACGAAGCCTGCATTGTGGACAACTCCAAAAGTTACAATTGCTGATGTGAAGGATGGCATAATTAAAGCAACTGGTGTGGGTCGCACAGTTATTACTGTAAGCTATGGCGATAAAAAGACTCAGGTGATAGTCAATGTTACAAAATGA
- a CDS encoding LysR family transcriptional regulator, whose amino-acid sequence MDIKQLHYFVTVSNQLSYSKAAQKLHISQPSLSNAIKNLEQEVGSPLLDRNTRKMELTDAGKILYKKSILLLSQMNMLKKEMEEVKLTGSGDLIIGIIESVKHWIPKVIREYQDRFPSINIKLIEVLSGKAVKESLRKYETHLLITNQYINEADIESFPLYDERLVLVLHRDHPLAQKRESILLKELEREPFIISTEGFQTREDILTAFTLEQMAPKIKFEIERFETALTLVRENLGITIIPENYLSEPMDASIVQKTIDSSALERTVYLTFMKNRYLAPAVQTFLEDIRRNFAH is encoded by the coding sequence TTGGACATAAAACAATTGCATTATTTTGTGACGGTTTCCAATCAGTTGAGCTACTCTAAAGCCGCACAAAAACTGCATATATCACAGCCTTCTTTAAGCAACGCTATTAAAAATTTGGAGCAAGAGGTCGGATCACCATTGCTTGATAGAAATACGAGAAAAATGGAACTGACTGACGCTGGTAAAATTTTATATAAAAAATCGATTCTCCTCCTTTCCCAAATGAACATGTTGAAAAAAGAGATGGAAGAAGTAAAGCTGACCGGCAGTGGGGATCTCATTATTGGCATCATTGAGTCAGTAAAGCATTGGATTCCAAAAGTGATCCGTGAATATCAAGATCGTTTTCCTTCCATTAACATCAAGCTAATTGAAGTGCTGAGTGGAAAAGCCGTGAAGGAATCATTGAGGAAATACGAAACACATTTACTCATTACAAACCAATATATAAACGAAGCGGATATCGAATCATTCCCGTTATACGATGAAAGATTAGTACTTGTGCTGCACAGGGATCACCCTCTGGCCCAGAAAAGGGAATCCATTCTTTTAAAAGAGTTAGAAAGAGAACCTTTCATAATTAGTACGGAAGGATTTCAAACGAGAGAAGATATTTTAACAGCCTTTACACTTGAACAAATGGCTCCGAAAATAAAATTTGAAATTGAACGTTTTGAAACAGCTTTGACATTAGTAAGAGAAAATCTAGGAATTACCATTATCCCCGAAAATTATTTATCTGAACCAATGGATGCATCCATTGTTCAAAAAACAATTGATTCATCAGCATTGGAAAGGACCGTTTATTTAACGTTTATGAAAAATCGTTATTTGGCTCCCGCAGTCCAAACCTTTTTGGAAGATATACGACGGAACTTTGCTCATTGA
- the hutG gene encoding formimidoylglutamase, which yields MNKVPTNVSADLWTGRTDHTERRSSFRYHQIVELIDLDRLQTFKDNTCAIIGFECEEGVRRNQGRLGAAKAPNAIRQALAGLPWKLEEGKRIIDVGNILCQNEKLEDAQKELGLAVSKIFSKSATPIILGGGHETLYGHYLGVRKHIGKDATLGIINIDAHFDLRSYENQPSSGTMFRQILENDKNSRYFVLGIQRFGNTQELFDKADELGTQYIYEEDMTEERMDNIISALNEFIEKQDYVMLTLCTDVLNAAFAPGVSAPSPFGLTPMVVRTLIRRVAAHKKTLSFDICEVNPVLDENGRTVKLGAYLTNEAIMRFLGGNNYDFST from the coding sequence ATGAACAAAGTGCCAACGAATGTTTCAGCTGATTTATGGACCGGTAGGACTGATCATACGGAAAGAAGAAGCAGTTTTCGCTACCATCAAATTGTGGAATTGATTGACTTAGATAGATTGCAGACTTTCAAGGATAACACCTGTGCAATTATCGGATTTGAATGTGAAGAAGGAGTTAGGCGCAATCAAGGCCGATTAGGTGCAGCCAAAGCTCCGAATGCTATTAGGCAAGCACTTGCAGGTCTTCCTTGGAAACTGGAGGAAGGTAAACGTATTATCGATGTAGGGAATATTCTTTGTCAAAACGAAAAACTCGAAGATGCCCAGAAAGAATTGGGTCTGGCAGTTTCTAAAATCTTTTCAAAGTCGGCGACTCCCATTATTTTAGGCGGAGGACATGAAACGCTGTATGGACATTACTTAGGTGTTCGAAAACATATAGGAAAAGATGCTACGCTTGGAATCATCAATATAGATGCTCATTTCGATTTACGTTCCTATGAAAATCAGCCTTCATCTGGGACGATGTTTAGGCAAATATTAGAAAATGACAAAAATAGCCGTTATTTTGTGCTTGGGATCCAGCGTTTCGGTAATACACAGGAACTATTTGATAAAGCGGACGAACTCGGTACCCAGTATATTTATGAAGAAGATATGACTGAAGAACGGATGGATAACATCATTTCTGCATTAAATGAATTCATAGAAAAACAAGATTATGTCATGCTCACACTTTGTACAGATGTTTTAAATGCAGCATTTGCCCCGGGAGTCAGTGCTCCATCTCCTTTTGGATTAACACCAATGGTTGTCCGAACCTTGATTCGTAGAGTTGCAGCTCATAAGAAAACGCTTTCGTTCGATATTTGTGAAGTGAATCCTGTCTTAGATGAAAACGGAAGAACAGTAAAGTTAGGTGCTTATTTGACGAATGAAGCTATCATGAGATTTTTAGGGGGAAACAACTATGACTTTAGCACTTAA
- the gltS gene encoding sodium/glutamate symporter, giving the protein MTLALNQVNTIFLAVALLVLGTFLVKKAGFLQKFCIPAPVVGGLLFATIVTTLKATGALEITLDTSLQSLFMLTFFTTVGLGASFKLIKLGGKLLVIYWLACGFLALAQNVIGVSMASLFGIHPLIGMMAGSVSMEGGHGAAGAFGQTLEDMGIQSALAIGIAAATFGLVAGGLIGGPTVKYLISKYDLKPTETEDEVEKVEEKVQPITTNTFFIQVLLITFCMALGTYLGELFSSATGFVLPNYVGAMFVAVIVRNVVDKLNPNAIDMKSINLISDVTLGIFLSMALMSIKLWEVADLALPMLLIVFVQVVFIILFGIFILFRLLGKDYDAAVMVAGFTGHGLGATPNAIANMAAVTGRFGPSRKAYLVVPVVGAFLIDVFGMPIIIATINLFK; this is encoded by the coding sequence ATGACTTTAGCACTTAATCAAGTAAATACGATATTTCTCGCAGTAGCACTACTAGTATTAGGAACATTCCTAGTAAAAAAAGCGGGATTTTTGCAAAAGTTTTGTATTCCGGCACCAGTTGTTGGAGGGCTATTGTTTGCAACCATTGTAACGACCCTGAAAGCGACGGGAGCTTTGGAAATTACATTGGATACCTCACTTCAAAGCCTGTTCATGCTCACGTTCTTCACAACTGTAGGGTTGGGAGCAAGCTTTAAGCTCATCAAATTAGGTGGTAAGCTGCTCGTCATATACTGGCTCGCATGCGGATTCTTGGCTTTAGCACAAAACGTGATTGGCGTCTCCATGGCTTCATTGTTCGGCATTCATCCATTAATTGGGATGATGGCAGGGTCAGTTTCCATGGAAGGTGGACATGGAGCGGCAGGTGCATTTGGACAAACCCTTGAAGATATGGGAATTCAATCAGCGTTAGCCATTGGGATCGCTGCAGCTACCTTTGGCCTCGTAGCTGGGGGCTTAATTGGCGGACCGACTGTAAAATATTTAATTTCAAAATACGATCTAAAGCCGACTGAAACAGAAGATGAGGTAGAGAAAGTTGAAGAAAAAGTACAACCGATTACGACAAATACCTTCTTCATCCAAGTACTGCTCATCACATTCTGTATGGCATTAGGAACGTATTTAGGCGAGCTGTTCTCATCAGCAACGGGATTTGTTCTACCTAATTATGTAGGAGCCATGTTTGTGGCGGTCATCGTCCGTAACGTCGTAGATAAACTAAATCCCAATGCAATTGACATGAAGAGCATCAACCTGATTAGTGACGTGACACTCGGAATCTTCCTATCCATGGCACTCATGAGTATAAAATTATGGGAAGTAGCTGATCTTGCGCTTCCAATGCTATTGATCGTGTTTGTACAAGTTGTATTTATTATCCTATTCGGTATTTTCATTTTGTTTCGGTTGCTTGGCAAAGACTATGACGCCGCAGTAATGGTCGCAGGTTTTACAGGACATGGCCTTGGCGCTACACCAAATGCAATAGCGAATATGGCTGCAGTGACTGGGCGTTTTGGACCTTCACGAAAAGCTTACCTGGTCGTTCCAGTTGTAGGTGCTTTTCTCATTGATGTGTTCGGCATGCCGATCATTATTGCAACGATAAATTTATTTAAATAG
- a CDS encoding Lsa family ABC-F type ribosomal protection protein — MSLINVTNLTFAYDGSFDNIFENVSFQIDTDWKLGFTGRNGRGKTTFLNLLLGKYEYSGNISANVRFEYFPFLVENKEHNTLDVINDIFPDYLHWKLMRELSLLKVSEDVLYRPFDSLSNGEQTKVLLATLFLKENSFLLIDEPTNHLDMNARKLVSDYLNTKSGFILVSHDRSFLDNSVDHILSINKTNIEIQKGNFSDWWENKKRQDNFELAENEKLRKDIKRLSDSAKRTSNWSHEVEKTKNGTRNSGSKVDKGYIGHKAAKMMKRSKAMEQRQQSAIDERSKLLKNIENPDSLKISQLAFHKNQLAELENVSIYYGEKMVCTDMSFTIGQGERIALSGKNGSGKSSIIKLICGENINYTGTFRKGSQLKISYVSQDTSHLQGNLTDYARNNGIDESLFKSILRKLDFSRVQFEKDISTFSGGQKKKVLIAKSLCEKVHLHIWDEPLNFIDIISRMQIEELLLEHSPTILFVEHDREFCKNIATKIIEL; from the coding sequence ATGTCATTAATAAATGTTACAAACCTGACGTTTGCCTATGATGGTAGTTTCGATAACATATTTGAAAACGTAAGTTTCCAAATAGATACCGATTGGAAATTAGGATTTACGGGAAGAAACGGTAGAGGTAAGACAACATTTCTCAACTTGTTGCTTGGTAAATATGAATACAGCGGAAATATTTCTGCTAATGTCAGGTTTGAATATTTTCCTTTCCTTGTCGAAAACAAGGAGCATAATACCCTTGATGTAATCAACGACATTTTTCCAGACTATCTTCACTGGAAATTAATGCGTGAGCTTTCATTGTTAAAGGTTTCTGAGGATGTTTTATATCGGCCCTTTGATTCATTGTCCAACGGAGAGCAAACGAAAGTGTTGTTGGCTACATTATTTCTTAAGGAAAATAGTTTTCTGTTAATTGATGAACCAACCAATCATCTTGACATGAATGCAAGAAAACTTGTCAGTGATTATCTCAATACCAAAAGCGGATTTATTCTTGTGTCTCACGACAGATCATTTCTTGATAACTCCGTAGATCACATACTTTCAATCAATAAGACCAACATCGAAATTCAAAAAGGTAATTTCTCCGATTGGTGGGAAAATAAAAAGAGACAAGATAACTTTGAGCTTGCAGAGAACGAAAAGCTAAGAAAAGACATTAAACGCTTGTCGGATTCTGCTAAACGAACGAGCAACTGGTCACACGAAGTGGAAAAAACGAAAAATGGTACAAGAAATTCCGGTTCCAAGGTAGATAAAGGCTATATTGGTCATAAGGCTGCTAAAATGATGAAACGCTCTAAAGCAATGGAACAAAGACAACAATCTGCTATTGATGAACGATCTAAGCTCCTTAAAAATATTGAAAACCCTGATAGCTTAAAGATTTCACAACTTGCTTTTCATAAAAACCAACTTGCTGAACTTGAAAATGTATCGATTTATTACGGTGAAAAGATGGTTTGCACAGATATGAGTTTTACTATTGGACAAGGTGAACGAATTGCGCTTTCAGGTAAAAACGGCTCCGGAAAATCAAGTATTATCAAACTTATTTGTGGTGAGAATATAAACTATACTGGTACTTTCAGAAAGGGAAGTCAGCTTAAAATATCCTATGTTTCACAGGACACCTCACATTTACAGGGCAATTTAACGGACTACGCTAGAAACAATGGGATTGATGAAAGCCTTTTCAAATCTATTTTAAGAAAACTTGATTTTTCCAGAGTTCAATTTGAAAAGGATATTTCAACTTTTAGCGGCGGCCAAAAGAAAAAAGTGTTGATTGCAAAAAGTCTTTGTGAGAAAGTTCATTTGCATATTTGGGATGAACCGCTTAATTTTATTGATATTATTTCTCGCATGCAAATTGAAGAGTTACTGCTTGAACACTCCCCAACCATTCTTTTTGTGGAGCATGACAGGGAATTTTGCAAAAATATTGCTACAAAGATCATTGAACTCTAA
- a CDS encoding class I SAM-dependent methyltransferase — MNNVWNKIIYKLGAPFYDAFFNSGIFLNARKKVFEGLVLHKGQHILFVGIGTGADLCFFTEQDIQITAIDISPSMLTQAKEKANKKMNIQFLEMDAQHLAFPDQSFDMIVANLILSVVPDANQCMKEIIRVTKKKGTIVIFDKFEPINKKLSFSKRLLRPVISVLGTDIGRNFETIVKPYNEQIIVQGDAPILFNGMYRKITMQKIY; from the coding sequence ATGAACAACGTATGGAACAAAATCATTTATAAATTAGGGGCGCCTTTTTATGATGCCTTTTTTAACTCTGGTATCTTTCTGAACGCAAGAAAAAAGGTGTTTGAAGGCCTTGTCTTACACAAAGGGCAACATATTCTTTTTGTTGGTATCGGTACAGGAGCTGACTTGTGCTTTTTTACTGAACAGGACATTCAAATAACTGCCATTGACATATCTCCTTCTATGCTGACCCAAGCCAAGGAAAAAGCAAACAAAAAAATGAATATTCAATTTTTAGAAATGGATGCCCAGCACCTAGCATTCCCTGACCAATCATTTGATATGATTGTAGCCAATCTTATTCTTTCCGTTGTGCCTGATGCAAACCAATGCATGAAGGAGATTATACGGGTAACAAAAAAGAAAGGTACGATCGTAATTTTTGATAAATTTGAACCTATAAACAAAAAACTTTCTTTTAGTAAAAGACTACTCCGTCCAGTCATCTCTGTACTTGGCACTGATATTGGGCGTAACTTTGAAACAATTGTTAAGCCGTACAATGAGCAAATTATAGTACAAGGAGATGCTCCGATCTTATTTAATGGTATGTACCGAAAAATTACCATGCAAAAGATATACTAA
- a CDS encoding MurR/RpiR family transcriptional regulator: MMLFEEQIKKYEYKLNDTDEQIIEYILKNKEEAVNLSIQNLAAKHFTVPNTITRLSKKLGYEGYSQMKISLKEEINQKKEPMKDSLSFNLHKTLSIIDRDKLVIVTKMIQEANRVLCFAVGDTTPFCEIIVKYLKIAGKQAEHYYHRHDMIHEVNRLEATDVLFLISLSGETSQVLDIAEIAKKRGVRLISLTHFYKNSLQQMADANLYCYSPNRKFKEYNITDKTPVMIVLRALAEIYWAIEK; this comes from the coding sequence ATGATGCTATTCGAAGAACAAATTAAAAAATATGAATATAAGTTAAATGACACTGATGAACAAATCATTGAATATATCCTTAAAAATAAAGAAGAAGCTGTTAACCTTTCGATACAGAATTTAGCAGCAAAGCATTTTACTGTACCGAATACGATTACAAGATTATCAAAGAAATTGGGTTATGAAGGGTACTCCCAAATGAAAATTAGTTTGAAGGAAGAAATTAATCAGAAAAAAGAACCTATGAAAGATAGTCTTTCTTTTAACTTACATAAAACACTTAGTATTATTGATCGAGATAAATTAGTGATCGTTACAAAAATGATTCAGGAGGCGAATCGGGTGCTATGTTTCGCAGTTGGAGATACGACTCCTTTTTGTGAAATTATAGTGAAGTACCTTAAAATTGCTGGAAAGCAGGCGGAACATTATTATCATCGCCACGATATGATTCATGAGGTCAATCGCCTTGAAGCAACCGATGTTCTTTTTCTCATTAGCTTGTCGGGTGAAACGTCTCAGGTATTAGACATTGCTGAGATAGCTAAGAAAAGAGGAGTTCGTTTAATAAGCCTTACACATTTTTACAAAAATTCCTTGCAGCAAATGGCAGATGCAAATTTGTATTGTTATTCTCCTAATAGAAAGTTTAAAGAGTATAATATCACGGATAAAACGCCAGTAATGATAGTACTACGGGCATTAGCTGAAATTTATTGGGCTATAGAAAAATGA